A part of Tigriopus californicus strain San Diego chromosome 10, Tcal_SD_v2.1, whole genome shotgun sequence genomic DNA contains:
- the LOC131889542 gene encoding uncharacterized protein LOC131889542 codes for MAVLSSLCCLIVIVTCSRSSLGQEEKEAEILGVGRLMEPPSRGSMWRLGFFAPQDKDDAKSDCGGFTRMWKKNKGRCGVCGDAFDLPTPRPHEDGGQFGRGIVTRHYVTGQSFEVQVELLNNRRGHFELELCPDTDCLDVIVLNQTGSDSLESKFFVPQAKSPKEVYKLTYQLPENFTCDHCAIRWKYVMGSHVWPCSNDDRMDSACGPQLEARACADIAINEGITPNEEEDEEGNEKVDLLAGIFQLDELDEEENKSWIATLHTFKKLIELKSNGTHVAPNIIAHGTSANDKMKMAAAQDLEGADVASREESGTSGMSTKWNTPIPTQDNLITEGPFPKVESEGDGMSEIMTSNTTSAIGTRQSSNSTYPEGSTSEAEPETALEPDLEAGLEAENVSTFQPELVDSEVEKSFDPKNISSQVEPNHFESVNETKSAEQDDPMAETEPVEAQSDLNLPKAEPEADPEGDLQDRGLISEVDPSTKSDLSVEQKYVEPQHDEELSPVIDPETEPERPPMKAQSNLALSNKTGEMLEPKVEQEPGADAECQSSDPSLSKPKIKATPGLEIGSVAEPEPWKSMVDKAIEPETSLERSPVSSASELSSDTGSSSTTGSAKEPFLEIAIDNYVDNGSRHSTQLFPELVYHHYNDSSNGENGEPDGMSIDQRALIFPRDNEILSSTVVTKQLTFPKEKGISERTKEKRRKRKKKKMPPTKSDLTKKNDDGDENEFKHEKLTHAYSQAHPCCGIIRAQIIVGVMASLLVSWASNH; via the exons ATGGCGGTTTTATCAAGCCTTTGTTGTCTTATCGTTATTGTGACTTGTTCGAGGTCCTCTTTGGggcaagaagaaaaggaagcgGAAATCCTTGGGGTTGGCAGACTCATGGAACCGCCCTCTCGTGGATCCATGTGGAG ACTCGGCTTCTTCGCGCCTCAAGACAAAGACGACGCTAAATCTGATTGCGGAGGATTCACCAGAATGTGGAA GAAAAACAAGGGTCGATGTGGAGTTTGTGGCGATGCCTTTGACTTGCCAACTCCTCGTCCGCATGAGGATGGCGGTCAATTCGGTCGCGGGATAGTGACACGCCACTATGTGACTGGTCAAAGCTTCGAGGTCCAAGTGGAGTTGCTTAACAACCGAAGGGGCCATTTTGAGCTGGAATTGTGCCCAGACACAGATTGTCTTGACGTGATCGTGCTTAATCAGACGGGTTCAGATTCTTTGGAGAGCAAGTTCTTCGTTCCTCAAGCCAAGAGCCCCAAAGAGGTGTATAAATTGACGTATCAATTGCCCGAAAATTTCACTTGCGACCATTGCGCTATCCGTTGGAAATATGTCATGGGAAGTCACGTTTGGCCTTGTTCCAACGACGATCGGATGGACTCTGCTTGCGGTCCTCAATTGGAAGCCCGAGCTTGTGCTGACATTGCAATTAATGAAGGAATCACTCCGaatgaagaggaagacgaggaaggCAACGAGAAAGTTGACCTTTTGGCCGGGATTTTCCAACTCGACGAGCTCGACGAGGAGGAGAACAAATCCTGGATCGCAACCTTACATACCTTCAAGAAACTAATCGAACTGAAATCGAATGGAACGCATGTGGCCCCTAATATAATTGCTCACGGAACGAGCGCTAATGACAAAATGAAGATGGCTGCAGCTCAAGATCTCGAGGGAGCAGATGTAGCATCTCGCGAGGAAAGTGGCACATCTGGTATGTCCACCAAATGGAACACTCCAATTCCAACGCAAGATAACCTTATTACGGAAGGTCCTTTTCCCAAAGTTGAATCCGAGGGCGATGGCATGTCGGAAATAATGACTTCAAATACTACCTCAGCAATTGGAACACGGCAATCGTCAAATAGCACGTACCCCGAAGGTTCAACTTCCGAAGCTGAACCAGAAACTGCTTTGGAACCAGATTTAGAGGCCGGTCTTGAGGCTGAAAATGTTTCAACATTTCAGCCTGAATTGGTGGATTCGGAAGtagaaaagtcatttgatcccaaaaaTATATCATCACAAGTTGAGCCAAATCATTTCGAGTCGGTAAATGAAACCAAGTCAGCAGAACAAGACGATCCAATGGCCGAGACCGAACCTGTAGAGGCTCAATCCGACTTGAATTTGCCGAAAGCAGAGCCTGAAGCGGATCCCGAGGGCGACTTGCAAGATAGAGGGCTTATTTCCGAAGTGGATCCAAGCACTAAAAGTGATCTCAGTGTTGAACAAAAGTATGTAGAGCCTCAACATGACGAAGAATTGTCCCCTGTCATAGATCCCGAAACGGAACCAGAGCGCCCACCAATGAAAGCCCAATCGAATCTCGCATTGTCAAACAAAACTGGCGAAATGCTAGAGCCAAAAGTAGAACAGGAACCGGGAGCAGATGCCGAGTGTCAATCTTCTGATCCTTCGCTTTCGAAGCCCAAAATAAAGGCAACACCAGGCTTGGAAATTGGTTCTGTTGCTGAACCAGAACCCTGGAAGTCGATGGTAGACAAAGCTATTGAACCCGAGACCTCGCTTGAGCGCTCTCCAGTTTCTAGCGCTTCTGAACTATCTTCAGACACAGGATCATCCTCGACGACTGGATCGGCTAAGGAACCATTCTTGGAAATTGCCATTGACAATTATGTGGACAATGGAAGTAGGCACTCTACACAATTATTCCCCGAGCTCGTTTACCATCACTATAATGATAGCAGCAACGGCGAGAATGGAGAGCCAGACGGGATGAGTATTGACCAAAGAGCCCTCATTTTTCCCCGAGACAATGAAATACTTTCCTCCACGGTGGTCACGAAACAGCTTACATTCCCCAAGGAAAAAGGTATTTCCGAGAGAACCAAAGAGAAGAGGCGCAAgcgaaagaagaagaaaatgccTCCCACCAAGTCGGATTTGACGAAGAAGAACGACGACGGCGATGAAAACGAGTTCAAACACGAGAAGCTCACACATGCTTATTCTCAGGCCCATCCGTGTTGTGGCATAATTAGAGCCCAAATCATTGTGGGAGTCATGGCGAGTCTCTTGGTATCGTGGGCAAGCAATCATTGA